One Streptomyces sp. L2 genomic window carries:
- the priA gene encoding bifunctional 1-(5-phosphoribosyl)-5-((5-phosphoribosylamino)methylideneamino)imidazole-4-carboxamide isomerase/phosphoribosylanthranilate isomerase PriA has translation MASKLELLPAVDVRDGQAVRLVHGESGTETSYGSPLEAALAWQRSGAEWLHLVDLDAAFGTGDNRELIAEVAKAMDIKVELSGGIRDDASLAAALATGCTRVNLGTAALETPEWVAKVIAEHGDKIAVGLDVRGTTLRGRGWTRDGGDLYETLERLNNEGCARYVVTDIAKDGTLQGPNLELLKNVCAATDRPVVASGGVSSLDDLRAISGLVPAGVEGAIVGKALYAKAFTLEEALEAVAK, from the coding sequence ATGGCTTCGAAGCTCGAACTCCTCCCCGCCGTCGACGTCCGCGACGGCCAGGCCGTCCGCCTGGTGCACGGCGAGTCCGGGACCGAGACGTCCTACGGCTCCCCGCTGGAGGCCGCCCTCGCCTGGCAGCGCTCCGGCGCCGAGTGGCTGCACCTGGTCGACCTGGACGCCGCGTTCGGCACCGGAGACAACCGTGAGCTGATCGCCGAGGTCGCGAAGGCCATGGACATCAAGGTGGAGCTGTCCGGGGGCATCCGCGACGACGCCTCCCTGGCCGCCGCGCTCGCCACCGGCTGCACCCGCGTCAACCTCGGCACCGCCGCGCTGGAGACCCCCGAGTGGGTCGCCAAGGTCATCGCCGAGCACGGCGACAAGATCGCCGTCGGCCTCGACGTCCGCGGCACCACGCTCCGCGGCCGCGGCTGGACCCGCGACGGCGGCGACCTCTACGAGACGCTGGAGCGCCTGAACAACGAGGGCTGCGCCCGGTACGTCGTCACCGACATCGCCAAGGACGGCACCCTTCAGGGCCCCAACCTGGAGCTGCTGAAGAACGTCTGCGCGGCCACGGACCGTCCGGTCGTCGCCTCCGGAGGCGTCTCCTCCCTCGACGACCTGCGCGCGATCTCCGGCCTCGTCCCGGCGGGTGTCGAGGGCGCGATCGTCGGGAAGGCGCTGTACGCGAAGGCGTTCACCCTGGAAGAGGCGCTGGAGGCGGTAGCCAAGTGA
- a CDS encoding RidA family protein encodes MSDLRRVPGGGPWEEQFGYSRAVELPNGLVLVSGCTSVVDGQIAGGGPYEQTVNAFGVAFAALEQLGLGRKDVVRTRMYITHARDVDDVGRAHKELFDAVRPAASMIIVSGFVDPSLVVEVEVEAFRGGAA; translated from the coding sequence GTGAGCGATCTGCGACGCGTGCCGGGCGGCGGTCCCTGGGAGGAGCAGTTCGGCTACTCCCGTGCGGTGGAGCTGCCGAACGGCCTGGTGCTGGTCTCGGGCTGCACGTCCGTCGTGGACGGGCAGATCGCCGGGGGCGGCCCGTACGAGCAGACGGTGAACGCCTTCGGTGTCGCGTTCGCGGCGCTGGAGCAGCTCGGCCTCGGCCGGAAGGACGTCGTCCGCACGCGCATGTACATCACCCACGCGCGGGACGTGGACGACGTCGGCCGGGCCCACAAGGAGCTGTTCGACGCCGTCCGGCCCGCAGCGTCCATGATCATCGTCTCCGGTTTCGTCGACCCCAGCCTGGTCGTCGAGGTCGAGGTGGAGGCGTTCCGGGGAGGGGCGGCATGA